A stretch of DNA from bacterium:
TCCAAGACCAATAAAACAAGAGGCAACCATTACCCATCCAATTCCAGAGATCACCGCAATTCTTTTAGCAAGGCCTTTGTTTATCACCATAGGTTTTAAAATTATACAACTTTCTTTATCTTAATAACAATAAAATTGCAAAACACCTAGTTGTAATATAAAATATCAAAAAATGAGAATAAGCAAAGAAGAGGCAATTAAGCTATTTTCCCTTGATATATTCTCCTTAGGAAAAATGGCAGACAAGGTCCGAAAAAAATTTCATCCAGAGGATTATGTAACCTTTGTTATTGATAGAAACATTACATTTACCAATATCTGCATAGCAAAATGCAAATTTTGTGCCTTCTTTGCAAGGAAAAAAGGGGATGGCTTTCTACTTTCCCTTGATGAAATTCTAAAGAAAATAGAGGAGTTGGTAAGGATTGGAGGAACCCAGGTTATGCTTCAAGGTGGTCTTAATCCAGAGCTTTCCCTTTCCTGGTATTGTAACCTCCTTTCCTCTATTAAAAAAAGGTTTAATGTCTGGCTTCATTCTTTATCTCCCTCTGAGATTGTCTTTCTTTCAAAAAAAGAGGGTCTTTCTATAAAAGATGTGCTTATTTCCTTAAAATCCGCAGGGCTTTCTTCCCTGCCGGGAGCAGCTGAGATATTGTGCGATCGGGTAAGAAAAAAGGTATCGCCAAATAAGCTAAGTGCAGATGAATGGCTTAATGTAATGGAGGAAGCCCATTCTATCGGAATGCATACAACGGCCACAATGACATTTGGAATTTGTGAGACAATAGAGGAGCGTATTGAGCATCTTATAAAAATAAGAAACCTCCAGGATAAAACAGGTGGATTTAAGGCTTTTATCCCCTGGACATTCTCTCCAAAGCATACAGGGCTTTCAAGGATAAAACAGAGAGGGGCGATTGACTACCTAAAAACATTAGCAATCTCAAGAATATTTCTTGATAATATTCCAAATATCCATGCAGGATGGGTAACCGAGGGACCAAACATTGCCCAAATTGCCCTATTCTTTGGAGCAAATGATCTGGGAGGAATTTTAATGGAAGAGGAAGTTATAAAAAAAACAGGCATAGAATATCATTTAAATATAGAGAAAATGGTTAATCTTATAAAGGGTGCAGAAAAAATCCCAGCTCAAAGGAATTCAAGGTATAATATTTTGTATGTGTTTAGCTAAAAGCAAAAAAACTTGACAAATTTTAATTTTTAGGTTATATTTAAGATATGAAGATGAGTTTTAAGAAAAAAAGGGGTGCTGCTTTATTTGTTGCCATTATATTTTCTCTTCTGTTTGTTGTGATGGCAATTACCATTGCGGTTATAACCATCTCAAATGTCAAGACAACCGCAGAGCTAAAAAAGGGCTTAAAGACATTCTATGGAGCAGAGGCAGGAATCTTTGCCCTTGCAGGATGGATCATCAAAAATCATAGGTTTGATGTTCCAAGGGATATATTAGAGCCTTGTCTAGGAGAAGATAGACCAGGTATGGGTTGCTATCGGATAAAAAGGTGGAATATAGTTGGTGAGACAATACACCCAGCAAGGGGATTTTCTAGCCATTGGTGGGCGTTTGATGTCTTTATAGACTCAGAGGCTCCGCCAAATAATCCAAGTGCAGAGATAGAGGCAATTGTCGCCATTCCTTTTATAAAGAGAAGCTATGGAAATGAATAAAAATAACCTTAAGGTAAAGCGATATATAGAGCAGGCAAATAAATACATAAAAGAGGGTGAAAAAGAGCTTAAGGAGGATAACTTACTTCAAGCTTCGGAAAAATATTGGGGTGCAGCCGCACAAATGGTAAAGGCTTGGGCAGAATCTTTAGAGATGCGTCATAATGGCCATGCCTGGCTTTTTGAGGGTGTTTCTAAGCTTTCTTTACAAACGAATGACCCTTTAATTAAAAAACAATTCTTAATGGCAGGTATGCTTCATACCAATTTTTACGAAGGCTGGCTTACCAAGGATGAGGTAGAAACAGCTGCCTCAGAAATTAAGGCATTCTGTGATAAAATAAAAGAAATAATAAAAAAATAAGGAAGAAAAAGAAAGATGAAAAGAGGGATTAAGATATTTAAACAATGCAAAGGAGATATTAAGCTCTATTCCAGTAGAGGATAATATTTATACCGAGATTAAGCCTGTCCGAGAGGCATTTGGGATAGCATATTTGGCTATTCTTGAGGCAATAAAGGAATATTTGATTGAAAAAAGGCAATTTACAAAAAAGGGCTTCCCAGCTCAATAGATGGATATAGGGCGGTATTAAGAAAGCACTTGGTTATTCATAATGGAAAGTTAATCAGGGAATTTGAGATGCTTTATGATACCTTACACATAGCAGGTTATTATAGGGGAAATCTTTACAATGTGAATGTGGTTAAAGAGGCATTAAAAGCGGCAAAGGATTTTATTGAAAAGATTAGATAAAAAATAAAAATGAGTAAAAATAACCTTAGGGTAAAGCGATATATAGAAAAGGCGGATAGATACATAACGCAGGCTGAAAAAGAGTTTAAAAAAGGAGAGCTTTGCCAGGCATCTGAGAAATACTGGGGAGCATCTGCTCAAATATTAAAGGCATGGGCAGAGTATAAGGGCATACAGCATAATGGCCATATCTGGTTATTCAAAGCAGCCGATAATCTTTCTTGTGAAGAGAAAGACCATAATTTAAAGAAACAATTCGGTCTTGCTTCTGCCCTACATACAAATTTCTATGAAGGATGGCTGACTAAAGGTGAAATAGAAAGTTATGGGGAGGAAGTAAAGGCATTCTGTGATAAAATAAAAGAAATAATCAAAAGATAAGTATGTGTTTAGCTCGGTGAGAATAAAATTGGGAAATAGGCACAAAGGCACAGAGGCACAAAGGCGAGAGAGTTTATTTATTACTTGCTTTCTTTGTGCCTTTGTGCCTAGGTATATAGGACAGCTAAACAACGGCTATGGTAATTTGGTTAAGAGAGAAGCTAAACACGTACAAAGATAAAGATGGGTAAAAATAACCTTAAGGTAAAACGCTATATAAACCAGGCAGATAGATATATAAAAGAGGCCGAAAAGGAGCTAAGTGAGAATAACTTGCTTCAAGCCTCTGAGAAATATTGGGGAGGAGCTGCACAAATGGTAAAGGCTTGGGCAACCGCTAAAGGTATTCAGCACAATGGGCATATGTGGCTATTTAAGGCGGTGGATAATCTTTCCGAAGAGGA
This window harbors:
- a CDS encoding DUF5618 family protein, translating into MYKKGLPSSIDGYRAVLRKHLVIHNGKLIREFEMLYDTLHIAGYYRGNLYNVNVVKEALKAAKDFIEKIR
- a CDS encoding PaREP1 family protein, whose translation is MGKNNLKVKRYINQADRYIKEAEKELSENNLLQASEKYWGGAAQMVKAWATAKGIQHNGHMWLFKAVDNLSEEEKEPYLKKQFGLAGMLHTNFYEGWLTKREIEDYAQEARAFCDKIKEIIKR
- the mqnC gene encoding cyclic dehypoxanthinyl futalosine synthase, with translation MRISKEEAIKLFSLDIFSLGKMADKVRKKFHPEDYVTFVIDRNITFTNICIAKCKFCAFFARKKGDGFLLSLDEILKKIEELVRIGGTQVMLQGGLNPELSLSWYCNLLSSIKKRFNVWLHSLSPSEIVFLSKKEGLSIKDVLISLKSAGLSSLPGAAEILCDRVRKKVSPNKLSADEWLNVMEEAHSIGMHTTATMTFGICETIEERIEHLIKIRNLQDKTGGFKAFIPWTFSPKHTGLSRIKQRGAIDYLKTLAISRIFLDNIPNIHAGWVTEGPNIAQIALFFGANDLGGILMEEEVIKKTGIEYHLNIEKMVNLIKGAEKIPAQRNSRYNILYVFS
- a CDS encoding PaREP1 family protein; this encodes MSKNNLRVKRYIEKADRYITQAEKEFKKGELCQASEKYWGASAQILKAWAEYKGIQHNGHIWLFKAADNLSCEEKDHNLKKQFGLASALHTNFYEGWLTKGEIESYGEEVKAFCDKIKEIIKR
- a CDS encoding PaREP1 family protein, translated to MNKNNLKVKRYIEQANKYIKEGEKELKEDNLLQASEKYWGAAAQMVKAWAESLEMRHNGHAWLFEGVSKLSLQTNDPLIKKQFLMAGMLHTNFYEGWLTKDEVETAASEIKAFCDKIKEIIKK